AATATCTCTTCGAACGATATCTGGATACCTTGCAAGTGCGATTTTCCGCTTCTATGAGTTCCTCTGCACCTTCCTCTGCATATTTTCGACACTCGATCACACCTTCCTTATCCTCGGATGAATCGACACGAATCTGCGGAAAAGAAGAAGGTTAATTTCTTTGGGCAAAGTGTTCATCGCCAAAGAAGCGGATTTTACTAGCAAGAACAGCATCCAGTTGACGGATTAAATGATGAATCAGTGAATAATCAACGTAGGTTCTCTTTCATTCATCACGATTCGTTAAGGATACGATGACGTACGTCAATTTCCTTCGCGAACGTGATCAACACTTGGAACAAAGTTCGTTTCATCGATAAAGATATCGCGAAAAAGGTAGACTGGTTCGAGGCATGATCCGCGTATTTAAGATCGACGATAGCGGTACTCGTGCGCGAATCGTTCCAGTTTTCATTCCCCGGAGAGCAGGTCTCGAAAATGTCGACGATCCTGTTGCAGTGCGTTGGGCATTGCTTCCACAGAAGGAGAATGCGTACAGGTTCGTGTCCGTGCTAGTTTCCAACGAAAAAGCTTGTTTCTAGAACGCACTCGTCCAGTTTTCTAAGCGTTTGGACACTGTACCAAAGTAGATCACAAGTTCCTTCTGCTCCTTTAGACGTTAAGAACCGTACTCGGTAGGATTGGCAGATTGGAATTCAATTTATCGTTAGTCTGGCCTAATTTCTCTGAACATTAATCCATTCGAGATTAGGATCTCACAGTAATTCAGACGTTTCTTCGTGTGAGATTAAATTGAATGTTTATACTGCAAGTAAAGCATGATACACCTTTCTCAGAATTTCAAGGTATGTAGGGTAACACTTTGACTTTAGAACACGATTGTGCAAAAactattaaatttacaataaaatttcttatacCAAAATCTGACATAGTTACCAGACATTATTAAGCTATAGCAGGTTCGCTCTATGACAAGTCATATCcaagttattaataaaaaatgaagacCAAGAAAAGTGTTAGAATCGTCCCTGACCTCCGGTCGGTTGTAACAGTGCATGAAGTCGATAGTaacagaaatttatttttacaaaattaaaacatttattgatttaaattataataataaaagaaagtaaaatttataactAATTATTCGATATCGTAATTGTAGTAAATGTAAGTAACGTTTTGGTTTCCTAGGATTAATTCTTACATTCAGTACCTTGcgttcatttttcatttggTGTGATTGTGGCATAAAGTTCCAATTAAAGAAGcaaataatattctttatcTGCTTGGTCACTGGAAACGTTATAACTAACCCTATCTGCTAATGTTACAATCGACACTTAAAATTGCTAAGTAACGATCAAATTAAAGATTAAAGAAAAAACCAGGCACATAATTACAAAGGGAGTATtgatattacaattttaaccctttgggGATGGAGCATTTTTAAGCTCGCACAGAGTATTATTAATTGTAAGTAAAAGAAGTAATAATTTCATCCTTCAAAGTATGTGTTATAAATCCTTACTGTCTATACTTATAGCTGTGTTTTGCATTAagaatataatgcaatatatacggaattataaattactatgaTAATTATGtccgcaaagggttaaattagtAATCCGGTTCAATGGACAAAAGAGCACAGGATACGGATTTTGACGCATGATATATCAAATTGTTTGTATTGGCGAGACGAATTTAATTGTGTATGGTAAAAAGTGGgcaaatgattttttcttgaGTTATTTACATAAAACTATAATATTGTCAGCGATAAAAGTACAggtaattttgtattattcaGGTAGTACTTATATCTATTTCTTATGTACAAGAGTTCGAGTTGTGGAGGCAAGAGCCACGCCTTTGGTTCCATCAAAATGATCAGAATTTCCTGTCCTTTTATCGCTGACAATATtatagttttctgtaaataacTCACGAAATATTGATTTGATATATTATACGACAAAATTCGTTTCGGCTGCTCTTTTAGGGCAGCGGTCGCCAAACTACGGCCCTCCAAAGATTTTTATCCGGTTCCCgacttttatttataaatatttgatattagaaatattaattttataatattgtatgATTTGGTTGTGAATACACAACGATTCTTCTATTCTGTTGTGATTTGGTACATTTTAATAGATATTTTCCATTATAAATTCCAATATAAACTATATTTGTTTACACATGCaatgtaaattaatgtattaataGGATTTcaataagaatatttttcgTCCGGCCCCCATGTCTTTAAAAATTTCCCATGTTTTCAAAAAGTTTGGGGACCCCTGGTTTAGTACATCGAAAagttattttattcattattcatcatttttcattatatattcaaaatttatgttaatatCTGTTCattgttttgaaatatttaacgtGTTATTACCGTTCCTGGTCTACTCTATATGTGAGTCACTGTAAGATCCGATTCTATTTTGATATTATAGACTACTCATTCCTCAGAAAAAAGTTTTCGAATCAGCGAATAATTTCTAATGGAAACTAATGTTGTTATCGTTGCAGGTATGCACTGCCTAGGTGCGGTGACAGGAGGCATTCCCAGCCCAAATGGGTCTGGCGGTCGGGGTGGCATTCTCAGCGTGTTCCGAGCCCTTGGAGTCCTAGTGTGCGAAGGGAGGATTCAGGGCCCTCCACGGGGTTACAAAGAGGGCCCACACTGTGCAGCTCCTATGCAACCAGCTCCCAACGACCATGTGTGTGACGAAGATAATTACTTGGTAAGCTGAGATCACCAACTTTCTGTTTCCACATTTGTCTCGAGTATCTTGCATCACTTCGGGGGGgaagaaatatttcttaaaaacCACTTTGCCTGTGCAGTGCGATCGATATCTTGTGTTGGTTCGAGAGATCGCGGACCGTGTCACGATTGGTTCATCCCTGTGCATCGAAGTAGTGTTATGTAGCGATTGTCCATGTGGTTTGGCAAAGGCGGCGAGCAAGAATCCGATCTGCACCGTGCCGTCCTTATCGATCTCGCCATGGCAACAAGCGTCGGAGATGCTGCTCGAGTACTGGTGTATCTGTGCAGTTCCCAGCAAGTGGGTAccattaattacttttagaaaTTTCGAAAGTTTCCAGCAGATGTTCCAAGGATTGACTGTTTAACGCGGTCGTCTGTTGTTGACGTTTAGGAGTCCAGAGACCATGAACTTCTATGGGGTGTATCAGGCAGTTCGTTCCCGGCTTCACTTCAGCCAGGTGGCTGCTTGGTGGTCCAGGAGCAACGGGGCTGAACCCTGTTACATCGCGACGAGAGTGGTGCCGCATAACGAGGAGAATCTTCGAAAGTTCCGGGATGCACCTGTGGAACACACGTTCCCTTTCGCTGGGAATGGCGATGGAAATTCTATAAAGGTAACCAACTCGTCTCCTTTCTTCTTGGTCGTCGATTCAAAGTCCAGGAACATTGTCATCGATTTAACGATTCATTCTATTTGTTCAGTTGATTTCGCAAACATTGTTTGTTCGATTCCAAGGAGTCTCTAACACCGTCTTAACTCGTTTAGATTGATCTATCAGTTACGTTTTTAAAATGTGTTAGAAATGGTGTTAGATGAAAGAGAAGATGCGCTTAATCGACCCCGAGGATTCTTCATGAAGCAACATGTTTTCACGTTGAGCGCACGATACTACTTGGTTTCACTCGCGATAAAGGCGAGAAGAGGTCAATGTTCCTCGAACCGTTCATGCAATTCGCACGGTGGTTCTCGTCCACGTACTCTCTCAGTGTGTACCTTCCACGGTTCTATTCTGGTGGTTGAGGACACTAACGAATGCCTACTTTTAACCGGCAGATATGAGTCATCGGCTACCCAATCTCGTTCGACTGTACCGTGACTGCATTTAATGGAGCTGAAGAGGATTTCTCGTGTAAATTTTAGGTCACCGTTTGGGCACAGCCACGGATGGAGGAGGTACCGATTCTCACCTGTCCGCTGCACCCGATCAAAGAGAAAGACGAGGAGGGCGTCGCGAGGGCTTTAACACCTACCAAGGCTATCCCGGTTCCCGGTGCTGCGCAAAATCCCGAAGGCCTCGTTTTGCCTGGTAAATCAGGAGAATTGGAATCGATGAGCGTGATATTTCGTCGTTCGAGTATCACCTTCAGAACCCATTTTACGTTCACTTTGGTACTGACTGatctatcatttttttaaaaattctttttccttctacAAACAAAACAAATATATCTAACAAACTCTTTGttatttgtttctttaatttactttaatttaatgttACCCTCTATACTATTTGTAAAAgcaaattatttaacaaagaaAAGTACACTTGATATCTTATTGTGGCGGTACCTACTTCCTGCCACTAAAGGGGTCGTTCGCATTTCAGGCCCTAGTCTAACTTCCCATCCTTTCCCAACAGTGTCCCCTCCTTCTCACAGCAACCGCCATAATATTTGAAACGTTTGAAATTGACAAATTATCGAAGCTGATGCTCGAAGAGAGTCTCTTatctaaagaaaaaaatggcTTGGACATTTCGAAAACCAAAACTTAATTTTTCTGGAACAGCTTTAGTGGACGACAGGCTGCAGACGCCTTGCAACAAACCAGGAAAGCATCACTGTCCCTGCGAAGAGGAGGATGTTCCACCGCCATCGCCCGTGATCCCGCGACAAAATCGCGAGAGGAAACGTCGTCGATCGCTGCCATGTGGTCCAACGGACGCGAACAGCTGCGTGACGGTTCAACCGATGCCATCCGTGCGAGAAGCGGTCGCTCAAGAATCGAAGGAGAATCAGAGTTCAAGTTATCCGAAATGTTCGTCCGAGATTTCCAACAATCGTGGCGTGAAATCTGGCCAAAGTCAGTGTAGCAAGTTCGAGGATAACTGCAGCAGCATCAAGAATCGAAACAATTTGAACTCTGACAACTTGGAACGGTGCTTCAAGGCTCAGCTGAACATCGACGAGCGTGAAGGTAACATGGAGAAGCGTTACAAACGGACGATCGAGGATCCGAAGTTGAAGTCCGGATTGAATTGCAAGGAAAAACAATGCAACTTGGAGAAGAAGGAGGTGCAGGGAGCTGGTAACAAGAAAATCAAAGATACAGAAGCTAAATCAACAGAGAAGAACGGTCTGTTCGAGAATCTGATACCGTTCAATTCCTCACTGCCTTGGTCTTTCGTAGAATCTTGGAACAACAGCAACGCGAACGGAAAGTGTGCTTTCCAGAGCTTGCGCGGAACTAAGGAGGGTTACTTCAACGACCCTGAAAGAATCTGCAAACCTCCGGTCTCTAAGGACTCGGGCCTCGTGATAAATCCTTTCAGACAACCTAGTCCCTTTCACGAATCAAATCCAGGCCCCTCGACGAATAATCGGCTGAAGCAAGATTCCGCTTGCATGGTGCATCAGAGCTGCGGCAAATCGTCGAACAAGTCTAATCATCCGGATTCGGTGTCACCTGGACAGGAAGCCACAGAGTCGAATCTCGACGGTGTCGCGAACAACAAAGGACGAGCCGGGAAAGATCTGAGCCAATTGATATCGAAGCTGTCGTTCCCCGAAGACAAAGACAAGTCGAAGGAGGAAGGAGGCTTCTTGGATTGGTTCAGCAAGGTTCCTGGAAGAGTGCTGGGCGTCGCGCCGAGCAACGGTTACGCGGAGAACAAGGTGAAAGCGACGAACCTGAAGAGTCAAGAGCAGCAGGGGAACGAAGTGAGATTCAAGAATTGCAACCTGGAGTTGAGCCAGCAGGAGTTCGACGAGGTGTTGGCCGTTCTGAGAGCCAGGACACCGTCCGGTCGCAAGAGGACCAGCGTCAGGACCGTGAGGAGACGGGACCGGTCGGAGAAGTCGCTCGAGGACGGTTCGGAAAAGTCGACGGTGAAATATACGAACTTGGAGAACAGCGAATGCTCGACGAACAACATGGTGAATCGTACAAAATCCTGCGAGGGATGTAGCCACAAGCTTTGCAGGAAGAACGACCAACAAGCTTTACAGAAGACCAATTTCACCGAGATCTATGGCAATAAGAATATCTACAATCCGTCGCAGAAGCGCGAGAAGCTCGAGGGGAACGGATCGAGCGACGATCTGCAGGCGATCAAATGCAATAATTCGgagaaacgaacgaacgacACGATCGACTGTTTGCAAAATGTCTCGAACAAAGCGGACATATTATTGGGAGCAATCTTGCGAACTAGCAAGGACCGAAGGAACCCCTCGGAGGTTACCAATGGGACCAAACCTAGGTCCGTGTTGCCAACACAAGTCAACGAATCGGGGAAGAGTGATCGTAACAATTTGGGCTGCGAGAAGACGTGTCAAGAGCAGAAAATCGTGTCGTTGGAGGACGAGAAGTCTTTACCAATGGCATTGAACAAGAGATTCAATCGATTCCGGCAGCTATTCAAGAAGGAACAAGAGAAGAAGGTGTCCTCGAACGCGGAGGGCAATTCGTACGAAACGATTCAACAGTTAGGTCAACGTTCGTTCTCCTACAACAACGTCCAGCCAAGCCTGCACGATCCAAAGAATCTGAGGGACAGCAAAGCGAGACGCCGAATAGATTTCTCGAATTTCGTGGAGGAAACGGAGAAACGTGACGCGTTGCCGGATCCCTCGGACCTTAGTACAAATGGCGCACATCAAAACTCAAAAACCTATAGTACAAATTACAAGGACGAACTCTGCGGTTACCACGAGCTTGAGACGTCGAAATGGCCCAACAGGCTGCACAGTACAAACGAAGTAAACGACGGTACGGTCCAGCGTGAAGAAGATGACGAGGCTACCATTTTGTCGAAGCTGCGCAAGGACACCGTTCCGAATCTAGGGAAGAATAACAGTTATTTATCTTCCAAGCTACGAAACGGTGTACATGGAAAAGACAACACGATCACCGACGAGGAGGAGACCCTCGATAAAGCGGTACCAACAGCCATCGAGCAAGAAAGATTTCGACGCTCGTTGGAGAACGCAGCCTCTATGGTGTTCCATAGTAGGACCGGTTTGCCATTGACTTCTAGCCCAGCGCCGTTGAGAAGAGGCAGCTGTTGCTTCGATTATGATAGCAGTCTGAATTCAGTCTCCTCAAAAAGAAGGTAATTTGGTTGGATTGCAGTTTCCCGGGTAATTGATCTCAACTATTTTATCGGATAAATCTAGGTCGGAGAAGACGGTAGGAAGTGTCCCGAGGTCGACATCACGTGGCGTTACAAAGTTATggccattttaaaaaatcacaatttttcaaaaattttctgatAATTTCGAATCCAAaaaaataacctaacctaacccaacccaACTTATCAGCTGGAATAGCTAATCTTTGAATTAGCTTAGCTTAGTTCTCCTCAGCTAGAAAAGCTAACCTAAtaaataacctaacctaacccaacccaACTTATCAGCTGGAATAGCTAATCTTTGAATTAGCTTAGCTTAGTTCTCCTCAGCTAGAAAAGCTAACCTAATAAATAACCTAaaaaataacctaacctaacctaacccaacccaACTTATCAGCTAGAATAGCTAGCCTTTGAATTATCTTAGCTTAGTTCTCCTCAGCTAGAAAAGCTAACCTAaaaaataacctaacctaacctaacccaacccaACTTATCAGCTAGAATAGCTAGCCTTTGAATTATCTTAGCTTAGTTCTCCTCAGCTAGAAAAGCTAGTCTTTAACTTAGCCTAGCTTAGCTTAAAATGGCCATAACTTTGTAACGCCACGTGATATCGACCTCGGGACACTTCCTATCGTCTTCTCCTTGATTTATCCGATAAAATAGTCGAGATTAATTACCCGGGAAACTGTATTCTAACcggtaatttaatacacttgACATATTTATATGTCGTATCGATAGAAATAAATAGTGCTaatgaaatttgtttcttcCCTTATTTCAGCGCACTGTTCGAATTAAATACCCCACCAAGTCCAGGTGCCGTATCGCTAGAAGAAACCGATAGAGAGACCGAGAACGCTGGGGAAGGGGAGGAGACACCTAAAAGacgctcgtcttctcgtagtAGACCGCAGAGTCACGCTCTTTTAGGCAGCTTTGAGGAATCAGCTTTAAATGGTAGACTCGAGCCTGTGTCCACAGTTCATGGTTTCACGGCAGAGCTCGGTGCGAGTGGTTCCTTTTGTCCAAAACATCGAAAGCTTCCAGTCACTGTGTTCTTCTACACCCTTGGTGACAATGATAAAGTTTCTACACCCTATCTCGTACGTAACAATTATGTCTTCGTTGTTATTAGGGTTTACTTAAGAGCTATGTTGGTTTATTGATGCAACGATCGGTGTTACTTTTGCGTAGGCACATATTAATTTGGGCAAAAAGGGCTACCAAGTACCAAGAAGCGGTACTATACAAGTAACGCTTCTCAATCCTCTGGGTACAGTCGTTAAGATGTTTGTAGTACTATACGATCTTTCTGATATGCCGCCACGATCTCATACTTTTTTACGTCAGAGAACACTGCGGGATAAAACACTACGCTACCTCGTACATCTTAGGTGCGTACATCTCTGTTTATACTTCTGATCAAGTTCAGTTTTCTCCAGTTTCCTGTTTCAAACATTTAACCTTTGGAAGGCCAAAACTTTTAACCTTGGATCAAAAATGAATGCTTGTTCATTGAACATATAACAGCGtgttttatgtattaaaacataaaaaaataaaaaagataagaacaaaagtatttaaaaaaaaaaaagataagcTATACAAGTTTCTACGTCCACGACCTTAGTTCTGAGTTTATATACTTTTATAATTTAGTATCGTAACACGCATGTTTacatacaattttaatattttgacatCAAAaacctttaaccctttgactactTAATACTCTAGgcttgaattttctttttaattcatttcatttcttagtttattttttcattttttttgaTAAACATCATTATAATCTGATAACATATAGcgtgtaattagtaatatatATTGATAACTTTTATCCGATTATAATTAAGGTATACAAGAAACAAACAAACGCATATCTGCGTCCAAAGTCGGCACCAATAGCTTTCACCTGACGCATATGTACATCCAtagcagtcaaagggttaaaaccgatacaaataaaattttgaaggttcgaattttttaacttttttttctgaacctgaaatgaaaatttaaaatatgacatttgtacATCGGTCGATGCACTTaaaagttacaagtaattaaaatttccgaaaatctcgacttctaaattttaattacttataacTTTTAATTGCGTTGACCGAtcacgatgaaattttcagcatacacataacttatttgaatctaagaaagacatattttaatttttcattataggctcacataaaaaggttgaaaaattaccctttactattttttttcacgatttcaacaaattgtaattttttaaaacgacaaaagtacatatcttaataaattaattcctATCCCTTCTCAAAAatcctcaagtcatttggtccaattttaaatgaggtattctgttttaaacggtgtcCGAATACTTTTGCGGCTCACTGTATATGAATTTTGTGTAAATAAAATACCTCAttgctaagaaaaaatgtCGGCCCTCTAAAGGTTAATTACTCTTAGCTAGAAAATAAAACTTAAACAGACCTCCTGTATCGTATGTTAATACCAGACGTCTCGTTTCAGATTTATGTCCGGTAAATCAGGTCGGATCTATTTGCACACGGACATCCGTATGATAATTTGTCGCAAGTCTGACGTCGATACGGCGTCAGATTTCGGGTCAGAGCCACCAAAGGAACTCCGCAGCTACATCCACGGCCCTACCAACCCGAAATTCTCGCCAAGGTGCTGAGCCACGTGGCTCTTTCCATGGAGTTGTTGTCAGTCGCTCCGTTCACCTAGTCCCCTTCACGCAGAGGTTtaacaaaaatgaatttcatggAAACGGGTGGACGTTAATTTTCAGAGTCTTCGACAACGATTTTTTCGAGGGAAGAAAGCATTTGAAATTGAGATTCCTTGGGAATCTCCGAGCAATATTtgaaaacaaagaagaggtATCCTTGAATTTTGACAAGGAATGATTATTGGAAAACATTTTGATGGGATACCTTgattataagaaaaaagatGGAGCTTAATGTCATGGAAGAAAATCTTAATGTCATTGAGATTGTTATTCACGGAAGATTGATAGTATTTTGGAGAGATTCTCGCGAAGAATGTTGAAGGGAGATGTGAGCGATCGGAGGAAGAAAGTTTGAAGAGGAAACGTTTTTcttgaatgaaatatttcgaaaGAGTAATAAGAAAGGTACATTAATGGGAACATTAAGAATCGCTTCATGTTTCGTTGTTCAGTTCTTGTTCCTTTCGGTTTATCAGTGATTTTTAATCGTATTGCAAGGGACACACGCGTCAGCGTTAGCTTGCTCGATGTTTCTTTGATTTTAGTTTCGTTGTTGGTCGAAATTTTTAGTTGAATTAAAATCTATCGTTTCGTTTACTCGATGCTTTCGAACGGATGTGGTGttttttgtttctcttttccgGCGTAACTTTTGCCCGTGACGAAAGCTTACGTCAGAAGAGTTCTTGTCTTTCAGATTTCGCGCACTCGAACGTTCATTTCAGTGACGCGATTTTAAGAAACAGATTTCTAGCTTGCCGAAGCTCGTGGATTCGAAAGCTGGAAGATCTCCTTTGGAAGGCCATCTTCTCAATTGTTGTAAATATAAGAGTCACGTGTAAAGTCgaataagaatttttttaacgggatGATAATGTCGTGTGTGTGTAGTACggtaaagaagaagaaaaaaataacgaAGGAAGAAAGTTAAAAAAGCGATCCGAGAGCATAGAAAATATCAAGAATCGGGTCTCTCGTTGacacgaaaaaaaagaaaaggaatccTCAAACTGTGTTGTACAAACCACCCCCGCCACCCCATCCaataaagagagaaagagaaatatGTGATCTAGAAAATCGTTTAaagtgtaatttaaaatagataCGATTTATCGATTCGTTGATATTTtcagagaagaaagaaaattgaaagacgATGCAAAGACTCatcgtttattttattaagaaaatgaaagagagaaaaaaatatggtaGGAACGTGCTTTCGTGTAAAATGTTGTTTGCGATCAACGAGATGGCTGGATTACGCGACATTTCCTGCTCTAAGTaatggaggaaaaaaaaataaataaaaaagaagaaaaaaaggatcATTATTTACACGTATAAAACAGAACACAATTTTTTGTGTCCGTAGCACTGTGATGAATATTTTGATAGACTACAAAGAGTAATTATTATAAAGTATCTATTTGAGTAGCGACTATGTCCTAGATTATAATTCATAATTGTACTAATGTCGTATGAGGAATGTAATCGAGCGTAATTTACTAACCGTTCAAATTACACGTAAAAACTATACGCAGTCACCACGAGGCGCTCAGTAATATTATTGTCTCCTCGCATCGAACGACAGTTCGTTTCCCTTATTTTTCTACGCGCGCGataaaagcaaaagaaaaacagGTTGGAACAATTTAGTTGGATTTCTTAGCTGACTCGAAACGTTTCATAGTTTTccgaattaataaaaatgatccaTAGTCGCAATAGAAGTAACTTCACCAGAAAATATATCTTTTCTTTCG
The sequence above is drawn from the Osmia bicornis bicornis chromosome 14, iOsmBic2.1, whole genome shotgun sequence genome and encodes:
- the LOC114880704 gene encoding protein FAM214A, translated to MHCLGAVTGGIPSPNGSGGRGGILSVFRALGVLVCEGRIQGPPRGYKEGPHCAAPMQPAPNDHVCDEDNYLCDRYLVLVREIADRVTIGSSLCIEVVLCSDCPCGLAKAASKNPICTVPSLSISPWQQASEMLLEYWCICAVPSKSPETMNFYGVYQAVRSRLHFSQVAAWWSRSNGAEPCYIATRVVPHNEENLRKFRDAPVEHTFPFAGNGDGNSIKVTVWAQPRMEEVPILTCPLHPIKEKDEEGVARALTPTKAIPVPGAAQNPEGLVLPALVDDRLQTPCNKPGKHHCPCEEEDVPPPSPVIPRQNRERKRRRSLPCGPTDANSCVTVQPMPSVREAVAQESKENQSSSYPKCSSEISNNRGVKSGQSQCSKFEDNCSSIKNRNNLNSDNLERCFKAQLNIDEREGNMEKRYKRTIEDPKLKSGLNCKEKQCNLEKKEVQGAGNKKIKDTEAKSTEKNGLFENLIPFNSSLPWSFVESWNNSNANGKCAFQSLRGTKEGYFNDPERICKPPVSKDSGLVINPFRQPSPFHESNPGPSTNNRLKQDSACMVHQSCGKSSNKSNHPDSVSPGQEATESNLDGVANNKGRAGKDLSQLISKLSFPEDKDKSKEEGGFLDWFSKVPGRVLGVAPSNGYAENKVKATNLKSQEQQGNEVRFKNCNLELSQQEFDEVLAVLRARTPSGRKRTSVRTVRRRDRSEKSLEDGSEKSTVKYTNLENSECSTNNMVNRTKSCEGCSHKLCRKNDQQALQKTNFTEIYGNKNIYNPSQKREKLEGNGSSDDLQAIKCNNSEKRTNDTIDCLQNVSNKADILLGAILRTSKDRRNPSEVTNGTKPRSVLPTQVNESGKSDRNNLGCEKTCQEQKIVSLEDEKSLPMALNKRFNRFRQLFKKEQEKKVSSNAEGNSYETIQQLGQRSFSYNNVQPSLHDPKNLRDSKARRRIDFSNFVEETEKRDALPDPSDLSTNGAHQNSKTYSTNYKDELCGYHELETSKWPNRLHSTNEVNDGTVQREEDDEATILSKLRKDTVPNLGKNNSYLSSKLRNGVHGKDNTITDEEETLDKAVPTAIEQERFRRSLENAASMVFHSRTGLPLTSSPAPLRRGSCCFDYDSSLNSVSSKRSALFELNTPPSPGAVSLEETDRETENAGEGEETPKRRSSSRSRPQSHALLGSFEESALNGRLEPVSTVHGFTAELGASGSFCPKHRKLPVTVFFYTLGDNDKVSTPYLAHINLGKKGYQVPRSGTIQVTLLNPLGTVVKMFVVLYDLSDMPPRSHTFLRQRTLRDKTLRYLVHLRFMSGKSGRIYLHTDIRMIICRKSDVDTASDFGSEPPKELRSYIHGPTNPKFSPRC